The following DNA comes from Desulfovibrio sp. TomC.
CCACGCCATGCCCGAGAGTGATGCCGCCCTTGGTGTCGAGAAAGACGTTGCGGTTGATAAAGACGCCGTCGCCAACACGAAGCAGCGGGGCGAAATTGAAACGCACATTCTCTTCTGCGGTAAAGGCCGCGCCGCATGCGGCGAACAGCCGACGCGCCAGCAGGCGGCGAAAGGGGATCGAGAAGGGGACCACCAGACTCAGCGGGAGTTTGTCAAAGGCGTCCCACAGGAAGTGCATATGCCGTTGCGCCAGGGTGAGCGGGCATTGCTGGGCCATGGGCAGGGTCTCGGCATACAGGTGGAGGCGACAGACCGTATTGAGTTCAATGGGCGCGGCCTCCAGGATGGCCATGATATCGACAACAGCCTCCGGCTGGTCAATATGCTCCAAAAGCTCCTCCACCTGCCGCAGGCGGGTTGAAAACCACGTCGCCATTGTCTCTCCCTCCGATCTGCTGTTGCAGCCAGTCCGGGTACTGCGGCTTTGGTGCAGCCTGTCCTTTCCCCTGTAGAGGAAAAATTCCGCCCGCGCCAGATTCGTCTCAAGGCAGCGTGGGGATTGGGTCCATCGGCCGTGTCTGGGCCCGAATGGCTGCCGTGACGCCGGGCGCAGGCCGCCGGCGCGGGCAGGGACAAGCCCGCGCCGTTGGACGTGCGCGCCATGCTGCAGCAGGCCGTTACAGCCAGTATTCGGGATAGCGGCGGGTCGGGGCGGCGTTGACCGCGACAAGGGCCACGGCCAGCATGACCAGCGCCCCGGAGAGCACCGGAAACAGCACGTAAAGATAGCCCAGGGCGGCAATCTTGGGGC
Coding sequences within:
- a CDS encoding acyltransferase, which produces MATWFSTRLRQVEELLEHIDQPEAVVDIMAILEAAPIELNTVCRLHLYAETLPMAQQCPLTLAQRHMHFLWDAFDKLPLSLVVPFSIPFRRLLARRLFAACGAAFTAEENVRFNFAPLLRVGDGVFINRNVFLDTKGGITLGHGVALAEDVRIITHTHGEASHIERIYKPVAVGDYAKVYSGAMLFPGVTVGRQAIVAAGSLVVHDVPENMVVAGRPAKILRERRTDGKEGEALDHIWLF